A stretch of Rhinoderma darwinii isolate aRhiDar2 chromosome 4, aRhiDar2.hap1, whole genome shotgun sequence DNA encodes these proteins:
- the B3GNT7 gene encoding UDP-GlcNAc:betaGal beta-1,3-N-acetylglucosaminyltransferase 7, with the protein MLQWKKKLYKSVCISFCLVIMLTIFQKGTSPGLLFTQSSMDSEELLSAMKRDTHPVPDGFWAAKTEEQVTTASITDTYPTEWDVKSINCTANWNLTNLDWFKSLEPNYKQFLLYRHCRYFPMIINNPQKCSGDIDLLIVVKSIITQHDRRDVIRKTWGKEKVVNGKKIRTVFLLGTAMKEEERDNYQKLLDFENQIYRDILQWDFLDSFFNLTLKEVHFLKWMTIYCQHVTYIFKGDDDVFVSPNNILDFLDGNNTPDLFVGDVLYKARPIRKKENKYYIPNLLYNKSLYPPYAGGGGFLMAGSLVKRLFKASENLDLYPIDDVFLGMCLEVIKVNPLLHEGFKTFGIVKNKNSKMNKEPCFYRSMLVVHKLLPAELQQMWQLVHSNLTCSRKVNLL; encoded by the coding sequence GAAAAAGAAACTCTACAAAAGCGTGTGCATCTCATTCTGCTTGGTAATCATGTTGACCATCTTCCAGAAGGGGACATCCCCTGGACTTCTTTTTACTCAAAGTAGTATGGATTCAGAGGAGCTTTTGAGTGCTATGAAAAGGGACACCCATCCTGTCCCAGATGGGTTTTGGGCAGCCAAAACAGAGGAACAGGTAACCACAGCTTCTATTACTGATACATATCCTACTGAATGGGATGTCAAGTCTATCAACTGCACTGCTAATTGGAACCTTACCAATTTGGACTGGTTTAAGTCGCTGGAACCGAACTACAAGCAGTTTCTTCTGTACCGCCACTGTCGGTATTTCCCCATGATTATTAATAACCCACAGAAGTGCAGTGGAGACATTGATCTTCTGATTGTGGTAAAGTCCATAATCACTCAGCATGACCGCAGGGATGTAATTCGTAAAACCTGGGGAAAGGAGAAAGTAGTTAATGGCAAGAAAATAAGAACCGTATTTCTTCTTGGGACTGCAATGAAAGAAGAGGAGAGAGacaattaccagaaactattggattTTGAGAACCAGATATATAGAGATATACTACAGTGGGATTTTCTAGATTCCTTTTTTAACTTAACGTTAAAGGAAGTGCATTTTCTAAAGTGGATGACTATCTACTGTCAGCATGTGACCTATATTTTCAAAGGGGATGATGATGTATTTGTCAGCCCCAATAATATTTTGGACTTTTTGGATGGCAATAACACACCAGACCTCTTTGTAGGAGATGTACTCTACAAAGCTCGCCCCATCCggaagaaagaaaataaatactACATCCCAAACTTGCTGTATAACaaaagcctctatcctccatacgCTGGTGGTGGCGGATTCCTCATGGCAGGCTCTTTGGTGAAGAGATTGTTCAAAGCTTCAGAAAACTTGGATCTTTATCCTATTGATGATGTCTTTTTGGGGATGTGCCTGGAAGTTATTAAGGTCAACCCATTATTGCACGAAGGGTTCAAAACATTTGGCATTGTAAAGAATAAAAACAGCAAGATGAACAAAGAGCCATGTTTTTATCGCAGTATGCTTGTTGTGCACAAACTGCTGCCTGCGGAACTACAACAAATGTGGCAACTTGTGCATAGTAATTTAACCTGTTCTCGGAAGGTCAACCTCCTTTAG